Part of the Ammospiza nelsoni isolate bAmmNel1 chromosome 6, bAmmNel1.pri, whole genome shotgun sequence genome is shown below.
ACCCGGAAGCGACTCCAGGATGACAACTAACAGGACCTGTTCTGTTGTTTCTTCACGCTTATGAACTCCCAAAGACTGTTTAAATGTCTCATTTCTACTGCATGCTATCAAAACATCACATCAAGCTATGGGCTAGTTTGTTGCCTATAAATGTGAAGTGAAATATTCGATATTTTTAAGGCAGATGCATTTTAGTGGTTTGAGAGCAACAAAGGAGGGAGAAGTGCAAAGGGAGAACAGAAACATTACTGAAGGCACATTACTGCCTCCAGAAAAACTGGAATACTGGAACTAGAACACAAAGCTGAGCATCGGCATACATCTCCTCTGACAAGGCCAAGGCATGTTTTCATCCCGGTTCTCAGCTTGGATGAGTTACCTACCACTTCAATTCACACTCAAGGCACACAGCCTTACCACCATTTGTTTTCCACAGCTTATAACCTTGTACTACATAAAACAGGAGGCCAAGGCCTCTAACCAAGATTAGAGGAGGGTATAAAAAGGAAGCTGCTTTCTTGTTTTCACCAACCATCATCCTCCAAGAAACCTAATAGCTTATTCTCTGATGTTCCTTGTTCTCATTCTGAGCCATTTAACAAAACAATTTAACAGAACATTTAACAAAACCAGCATCTTCATCTGTAAAGTAACCTAATTCATATCAGAGCTTACTGGATGTTCCAGATAGCTCGCCTGTGAGGTGTTTACGAAAGAATGCTTGGATCTGCTGCCAAGCATCTATCTGTGCCTCACAGTGTGCCTTGGGCTCCCCTCCCCACATCACAGGCTTGCCAAATAGCAGGTGCATTGAGGCTGCACACATCGGGAAAAAGGGAGGTTCAATGTAGTGCCCTGCTCCAGGATAACAGACTATCTCAGGCTTTTCCTTCCCATGAGCTTGCAAACGTTTGCTCCCCTCAACTGCAAAGAATTCACTTTTCCAGTTGTGATCATCCTGGCCAACAATGAACAGGAAGCAACACTGAGCCTTCTCCAAAGGGATAAAGCTTTGCTGGTCAGGCCCTTCTAGTGGGCTGTTCAATGCATCAATAATATCAGCAATCCCGGACTTGCCGACCTTGATGCGTTTTGGATTGATCCCAAGGGGTGGAATGGTGATGTCCTTGTAGCGCAGCACCGCACCCACATTTGCCACTGAGGCATTGATAAGGGCAGTGGCTGTGATGCCCTTTAGGAAGGAGGCCATGGAGACACACAGGTCACCCCCCTTTGAGTGTCCAAGCAAGCCAATTCCTGGACCTTTAACCTGCAGGTGAGAGAAACCACAATGAACCACAGCATGCCACTTTAATATATTGCCATGTTTGCAGCTGTGTCTGTCCTAAATTTGGACCCCACCTACAGGCATCTGAGGTTCTGTGTACAGGGCCCGTGTCTGAAGGATCCTAGGCACTGTTCTGTGCTTGATTTATGATCCTAAGCCCTACTGAGACTGCAGCATCATCCTAACAAAGCTACAAGGTTCAGTGCTGAAGCAGAGTACAGCTGTGCTTGCAAATGTGCAGTCCCAGATTCCCTTTATTTATTATGCAGTTAATAGAAGAAGAGGGCAAGTGCAGGTGAGGCCTACTCTGCAGTTGCTTTCTTTCAGTGCAAAATGCTCAAAACCAGCAATGACTATGATATTGTCATCACTTATGTTAATGTATTTCTTATATTCAAGGTTCCCCTATTAAGAAGCTGACATGGGGTAGCAGGCTCCACatgagctgctctcctgcttctcTACAATGTTTGGTATCTAACTCACAGGAAGTGGTCTGAGGTAGCTTACTCATTAAAATTCATCTTAAAAATATAACCTATTAAAACCATTTTTCCAGGAGAATTGTACAGTCCCCTGGAGTCAGTCTAGACTAGGTtaccttcattttcttttacacAAGGCAAATTAACTAGAATAGGAAAGTTAAATGACCTTACTGGGTGCTGAAACCCTGTAAGGATACTGGAAGAGGGTTAGCTAATACCACAACTCTTCAAAATTCAAAGACTCTCAGGGGCAAATAGGCTCTGAGACAGCATCAGAATCTAATACCTTCTGTGTCTTATCACCAGTGTAACAGGCTTCACACCCATTAACTTTGAAATACGGGAAGGaagaaattagaaaatatgGCTGAAACTTTGcaacatattaaaaatacagcaagaaTAGCAGTGGAGGTGTTAATGAGAGGCAATGGTACTGTACTGctctcaagggaaaaaaa
Proteins encoded:
- the LOC132074888 gene encoding acyl-coenzyme A thioesterase 1-like isoform X2, with protein sequence MLPLPGSGPFPGIIDLYGTGGGLPEYRACLLANHGFAVLALAFYSYEDLPKGMKEFHLEYFEEAVNYMLHHTQVKGPGIGLLGHSKGGDLCVSMASFLKGITATALINASVANVGAVLRYKDITIPPLGINPKRIKVGKSGIADIIDALNSPLEGPDQQSFIPLEKAQCCFLFIVGQDDHNWKSEFFAVEGSKRLQAHGKEKPEIVCYPGAGHYIEPPFFPMCAASMHLLFGKPVMWGGEPKAHCEAQIDAWQQIQAFFRKHLTGELSGTSSKL
- the LOC132074888 gene encoding acyl-coenzyme A thioesterase 1-like isoform X3; protein product: MKEFHLEYFEEAVNYMLHHTQVKGPGIGLLGHSKGGDLCVSMASFLKGITATALINASVANVGAVLRYKDITIPPLGINPKRIKVGKSGIADIIDALNSPLEGPDQQSFIPLEKAQCCFLFIVGQDDHNWKSEFFAVEGSKRLQAHGKEKPEIVCYPGAGHYIEPPFFPMCAASMHLLFGKPVMWGGEPKAHCEAQIDAWQQIQAFFRKHLTGELSGTSSKL